A genomic region of Halopelagius longus contains the following coding sequences:
- a CDS encoding GNAT family N-acetyltransferase, producing MSETDVRTLSPDDADELAALYEEYEWWADRDADGVRTALAETDVAVGVELDGTLVGAARILTDYTYYANVFDVVVAADHRGEGIGGTLMEAVTDHPQLRDVPGLSLLCRRGLVPFYESVGFELFDPEVEIPEGGTERLVRMTYEQGD from the coding sequence ATGAGCGAGACCGACGTACGGACGCTCTCCCCCGACGACGCTGACGAACTCGCCGCCCTCTACGAGGAGTACGAGTGGTGGGCCGACCGGGACGCAGACGGCGTTCGTACGGCGTTAGCCGAGACGGATGTCGCGGTCGGCGTCGAACTCGACGGTACTCTCGTCGGCGCGGCGCGTATCCTGACCGACTACACCTACTACGCGAACGTCTTCGACGTCGTCGTCGCCGCCGACCACCGCGGCGAGGGTATCGGTGGAACTCTCATGGAGGCCGTCACGGACCACCCGCAACTCCGGGACGTACCCGGCCTATCGCTCCTCTGTCGTCGCGGACTCGTCCCTTTCTACGAGTCGGTCGGTTTCGAACTGTTCGACCCCGAAGTCGAGATTCCGGAGGGCGGTACCGAGAGGTTGGTCCGGATGACGTACGAACAGGGTGATTGA
- the radB gene encoding DNA repair and recombination protein RadB, with protein MSEAVTTGCRVLDDLLGGGFERGTVTQVYGAPAAGKTNVALSAAVRAAAAGGTVVYIDTEGLSVDRFSQLAEHVAGDDQSVEDVTSRLIISEAHDFEEQEEAVRDVEEFAEQADLVVLDSATGFYRLERTAEGGDGGESLRRVARQVTHLLSLARKHDLAVVITNQVFTDPDTDRAKALGGHTLEHWTGAVVRLDRFRGGNRRATLEKHRAKPAGETVTFKITDAGLEAADV; from the coding sequence GTGTCCGAAGCAGTAACCACCGGGTGCCGCGTACTCGACGACCTTCTCGGGGGCGGGTTCGAACGCGGCACCGTCACGCAGGTGTACGGTGCGCCCGCCGCGGGGAAGACGAACGTCGCCCTCTCGGCGGCGGTGCGCGCGGCGGCGGCGGGGGGTACCGTCGTCTACATCGACACCGAGGGGCTGTCGGTGGACCGATTCAGCCAACTCGCCGAACACGTCGCCGGCGACGACCAGTCCGTCGAGGACGTCACCTCCCGCCTCATCATCTCGGAGGCCCACGACTTCGAGGAACAGGAGGAGGCCGTCCGCGACGTCGAGGAGTTCGCAGAGCAGGCGGACTTGGTCGTCCTCGACAGCGCCACCGGCTTCTACCGCCTCGAACGCACCGCGGAGGGCGGCGACGGCGGCGAATCGCTCCGCCGGGTGGCCCGACAGGTGACTCACCTGCTGTCTCTCGCGCGGAAACACGACCTCGCGGTGGTCATCACCAATCAGGTGTTCACCGATCCCGACACCGACCGGGCGAAAGCGCTCGGCGGCCACACCCTCGAACACTGGACGGGGGCCGTCGTCCGCCTCGACCGCTTCCGCGGCGGAAACCGCCGCGCCACGTTGGAGAAACACCGCGCGAAACCCGCGGGCGAGACGGTCACGTTCAAAATCACCGACGCCGGGTTGGAAGCGGCGGACGTCTGA
- a CDS encoding CBS domain-containing protein: MDITDIATPDFVEVDAGKRLGKIRSIFEREKPRGIIVTEDGVYAGVIGEKQLVRSRMEDDTKASVVMKSAPRIDRHEDVREAARMLVEGDTKIAPVYEGEKLYGIVTGDDILEAVIENLDAIRVEDIYTEDVVTVGEKSHIGQAINRLREHGVSRLPVVSEDGNLEGILTTHDIIDFVVRDADRQGRGDRRGDIDRMLDLPVYDLMSAPVITAQPGESVRDVVEEMFESDVSGLVVTPTDSDSTVSGIVTKTDVLRALTFTEERQMDVQITNIDLLETLSRESIVENITQVVDKYQQMQVHHAHVRFHEHKEKLRGTPLIQCQIRLRTSHGQVAGSGEGYGSEHAFHVALDKLERNVLEVKGVNADEKYRGQLVRKLGEL, from the coding sequence ATGGATATTACTGATATCGCCACTCCCGATTTCGTGGAAGTCGACGCCGGAAAGCGGCTCGGCAAGATCCGCTCTATCTTCGAGCGCGAGAAGCCGCGAGGCATCATCGTCACGGAAGACGGAGTGTACGCGGGGGTCATCGGCGAGAAGCAACTCGTCCGCTCGCGGATGGAAGACGACACGAAGGCGTCGGTCGTGATGAAGTCCGCTCCCCGCATCGACCGCCACGAGGACGTCCGCGAGGCCGCGCGGATGCTCGTCGAGGGCGACACGAAGATAGCGCCGGTCTACGAGGGCGAAAAGCTCTACGGCATCGTCACCGGCGACGACATCCTCGAAGCCGTCATCGAGAACCTCGACGCCATCCGCGTCGAGGACATCTACACTGAAGACGTGGTGACCGTCGGCGAGAAGTCCCACATCGGGCAGGCCATCAACCGCCTGCGCGAACACGGCGTCTCCCGGCTTCCGGTCGTCAGCGAGGACGGCAACCTCGAAGGTATCCTGACGACCCACGACATCATCGACTTCGTGGTGCGCGACGCCGACCGGCAGGGCCGCGGCGACCGGCGGGGCGACATTGACCGGATGCTCGACTTGCCCGTCTACGACCTGATGAGTGCGCCCGTCATCACCGCGCAACCGGGCGAATCCGTCCGCGACGTGGTCGAAGAGATGTTCGAAAGCGACGTGTCGGGACTCGTCGTGACGCCCACCGACAGCGATTCGACCGTCTCCGGCATCGTCACGAAGACGGACGTGCTCCGAGCGCTCACGTTCACCGAGGAGCGACAGATGGACGTCCAGATAACGAACATCGACCTCTTGGAGACGCTCTCACGGGAGAGCATCGTCGAGAACATCACGCAGGTCGTGGACAAGTACCAGCAGATGCAGGTCCACCACGCCCACGTCCGCTTCCACGAACACAAGGAGAAACTCCGCGGCACGCCCCTCATCCAGTGTCAGATTCGCCTCCGCACGAGTCACGGGCAGGTCGCCGGGAGTGGCGAAGGCTACGGGTCCGAGCACGCGTTCCACGTCGCACTCGACAAACTCGAACGGAACGTCCTCGAAGTGAAGGGCGTCAACGCCGACGAGAAGTACCGCGGCCAACTCGTCCGGAAACTCGGCGAACTGTAG
- the pstB gene encoding phosphate ABC transporter ATP-binding protein PstB, giving the protein MSQEDTETDFGSTRERGDEDPTNDDMLVETDISESVSPSESQTHRRNTIVRAENVNVWYGDDQALNDITMEIPENSVTAMVGPSGCGKSTFLRCINRMNDLIDSARVEGKLTLRGKNVYDSDVDPVALRRRVGMVFQEPNPFPKSIYDNVVYGLEIQGKGGDYDEIVEQSLKRAALWDEVKDRLDESGLELSGGQQQRLCIARAIAPDPEVLLMDEPASALDPVATSQIEDLIEELAEDYTVVIVTHNMQQAARISDQTAVFLTGGELVEFDDTQKIFENPDSQRVEDYITGKFG; this is encoded by the coding sequence ATGAGCCAAGAAGACACAGAGACGGACTTCGGTTCGACGCGGGAACGGGGTGACGAGGACCCGACGAACGACGACATGCTCGTCGAGACGGACATCAGCGAGAGCGTCTCACCCTCGGAGTCACAGACGCACCGCCGGAACACCATCGTGCGCGCGGAGAACGTCAACGTCTGGTACGGCGACGATCAGGCGCTGAACGACATCACGATGGAGATTCCCGAGAACAGCGTCACCGCGATGGTCGGCCCCTCGGGGTGCGGGAAATCGACGTTCCTGCGCTGTATCAACCGGATGAACGACCTCATCGACAGCGCTCGCGTCGAGGGAAAACTGACCCTCCGCGGGAAGAACGTCTACGACTCCGACGTGGACCCCGTCGCCCTCCGGCGCCGCGTCGGGATGGTGTTTCAGGAGCCGAACCCGTTCCCGAAGAGCATCTACGACAACGTCGTCTACGGCCTCGAAATTCAGGGGAAGGGCGGCGACTACGACGAAATCGTCGAGCAGTCGCTCAAGCGCGCCGCCCTCTGGGACGAGGTGAAAGACCGACTGGACGAGTCGGGTCTGGAACTCTCCGGCGGCCAACAGCAGCGTCTCTGCATCGCGCGGGCCATCGCGCCGGACCCTGAAGTCCTCCTGATGGACGAACCGGCGTCGGCGCTCGACCCCGTCGCCACCTCCCAAATCGAGGACCTCATCGAGGAACTCGCCGAGGACTACACCGTCGTCATCGTCACTCACAACATGCAACAGGCCGCCCGCATCTCCGACCAGACGGCCGTCTTCCTGACGGGCGGGGAACTCGTCGAGTTCGACGACACCCAGAAGATATTCGAGAACCCCGACAGCCAACGCGTCGAAGACTACATCACCGGCAAGTTCGGATAA
- a CDS encoding HAD family hydrolase, whose protein sequence is MSGFEAVLFDLDDTLCRHEQSEETLYRGAFEAAGVEPFGAPSDLWTALSGPPPADGQEAYLREGFDRVAAQYGEESVDTGALARGFLDAVDYTAVSLRPGAAAALERARELGRVALVTNGPERRQTTKLAALDLQEAFDVRVFSDDVPRRKPHSDPFDRALARLDVEAEATLHVGNSLEHDVAGAQDAGLRAAWCPVAADADPGDHSPDYVLESLSDLRDVLDAPRRAP, encoded by the coding sequence GTGAGCGGGTTCGAAGCGGTACTGTTCGACCTCGACGACACCCTCTGTCGGCACGAACAGTCCGAGGAGACGCTCTACCGCGGCGCGTTCGAGGCGGCGGGCGTCGAACCGTTCGGCGCCCCGAGCGACCTCTGGACGGCCCTCTCGGGTCCGCCGCCCGCGGACGGACAGGAGGCGTACCTGCGCGAGGGGTTCGACCGCGTCGCGGCGCAGTACGGGGAGGAGTCGGTCGATACGGGCGCGTTAGCGCGAGGGTTTCTCGACGCGGTAGACTACACCGCCGTCTCGCTTCGGCCGGGCGCGGCGGCGGCCCTCGAACGTGCGCGCGAACTCGGACGAGTGGCGCTCGTGACGAACGGACCGGAGCGCCGTCAGACGACGAAACTCGCGGCGCTCGACCTCCAGGAGGCGTTCGACGTGCGCGTGTTCTCCGACGACGTGCCGCGCAGAAAGCCGCACTCCGACCCCTTCGACCGGGCGTTGGCGCGACTCGACGTCGAGGCGGAGGCGACGCTCCACGTCGGAAACTCGCTCGAACACGACGTCGCGGGCGCGCAGGACGCCGGTCTGCGCGCGGCGTGGTGTCCCGTCGCCGCCGACGCCGACCCCGGCGACCACTCACCCGACTACGTTCTCGAGAGCCTCAGCGACCTGCGCGACGTCCTCGACGCGCCGCGTCGGGCCCCGTGA
- the larC gene encoding nickel pincer cofactor biosynthesis protein LarC, producing the protein MRTLAFDGRMGASGDMILGSLLAAGADRSALAPVEEALDVRYDVGTAEKNGIAATNVRVLADGEADDGDADGHDHAHDEEHHHHARGDDEGHRHGDSHDHGHAHDGDHSHGDDHHHHSHGDGHHDGETPAEGHGPHRSYAEVVELVESMDLPADVESDAKAVFRILGEAEAAVHGTDLESTHFHEVGADDAIADVVGACLLLSDLGVERVVTTPVAAGGGETTMSHGTYPVPAPAVVEIAERADWALKGGPVEAELLTPTGAAILAHVAAGVDSLPPLTVDSSGYGAGGWEFPDHPNVLRALVGDGSGRLTRDEITVLETNLDDATPELLGSLQESLTEAGARDVTVLPATMKKSRPGHLVKVVARPEDAQRVAHRLAVETGTLGIREHGAGHRWIAAREFETATLEIDGEAYEVAVKVASDATGDPYDYSPEYDDAAAVARETDLPVREIMRRAESAVRDE; encoded by the coding sequence ATGCGTACTCTCGCGTTCGACGGACGGATGGGCGCAAGCGGCGACATGATTCTCGGGTCGTTGCTCGCCGCCGGCGCGGACCGGTCCGCCCTCGCTCCCGTCGAGGAGGCACTCGACGTCCGCTACGACGTCGGCACCGCCGAAAAGAACGGCATCGCCGCGACGAACGTTCGCGTCCTCGCGGACGGCGAGGCGGACGACGGCGACGCCGACGGACACGACCACGCTCACGACGAGGAACACCATCACCACGCACGCGGCGACGACGAGGGTCACCGCCACGGCGATTCACACGACCACGGACACGCCCACGACGGGGACCACTCGCACGGCGACGACCATCACCACCACTCTCACGGCGACGGCCACCACGACGGAGAGACGCCGGCGGAGGGGCACGGCCCCCACCGGTCGTACGCCGAAGTCGTCGAACTGGTCGAGTCGATGGACCTGCCGGCGGACGTCGAGTCGGACGCGAAGGCGGTGTTCCGCATCTTGGGGGAGGCGGAGGCGGCCGTCCACGGAACGGACCTCGAATCGACCCACTTTCACGAAGTCGGCGCGGACGACGCCATCGCGGACGTGGTCGGTGCGTGTCTCCTCCTCTCGGACCTCGGCGTCGAACGCGTCGTGACGACGCCCGTCGCGGCAGGCGGCGGCGAGACGACGATGAGTCACGGAACCTACCCCGTGCCCGCGCCGGCGGTGGTCGAAATCGCCGAACGCGCCGACTGGGCGCTGAAAGGCGGCCCCGTCGAGGCGGAACTGCTCACGCCGACGGGCGCGGCGATACTCGCGCACGTCGCGGCGGGCGTCGATTCGCTTCCGCCGCTTACGGTCGATTCCTCGGGGTACGGTGCGGGCGGATGGGAGTTCCCCGACCATCCGAACGTCCTCCGGGCCCTCGTCGGCGACGGGTCCGGCCGCCTGACGCGAGACGAGATAACGGTCTTGGAGACGAACCTCGACGACGCGACGCCGGAACTCCTCGGGAGCCTGCAGGAGTCGCTGACGGAGGCCGGCGCGCGCGACGTGACGGTGCTCCCGGCGACGATGAAGAAGTCCCGGCCCGGCCACCTCGTGAAAGTCGTCGCGCGCCCGGAGGACGCCCAACGCGTCGCGCACCGACTCGCCGTCGAGACGGGAACCTTGGGAATCCGCGAACACGGGGCCGGACACCGCTGGATTGCCGCCCGGGAGTTCGAGACGGCGACGCTCGAAATCGACGGCGAGGCGTACGAGGTGGCGGTGAAGGTGGCGTCCGACGCGACGGGCGACCCGTACGACTACAGCCCCGAGTACGACGACGCCGCCGCCGTCGCCCGCGAGACGGACCTCCCCGTCCGCGAGATCATGCGCCGCGCCGAGTCGGCCGTCCGCGACGAGTAG
- a CDS encoding HalOD1 output domain-containing protein yields MNSPNENSNYRPSVAVVEHVAEHLDSDPLALKPLSNAIDPDVLDTFAETGSVAPDSELRFSYLGCDVVVFGDGRVQLSQADDAGDSSDRDE; encoded by the coding sequence ATGAACTCCCCAAACGAAAACTCTAATTACCGTCCCTCTGTCGCAGTCGTCGAACACGTCGCCGAACACCTCGACTCCGACCCGTTAGCGTTGAAACCGTTGTCCAACGCCATCGACCCGGACGTGTTGGACACGTTCGCGGAAACCGGGTCCGTCGCGCCCGACTCCGAACTCCGATTCTCCTATCTCGGGTGCGACGTCGTCGTCTTCGGCGACGGGCGAGTTCAACTCTCGCAGGCGGACGACGCCGGTGACTCTTCCGACCGAGATGAGTGA
- a CDS encoding CDC48 family AAA ATPase → MNEVQLEVAKAYPNDSGRGIARLDPDTLLHLKLSPGDIIEIEGGETTAAKVWRADRQDWNTDTVRIDGFTRQNADVGIGERVTIRKAEAKKAEKLVLAPPEEASVQFGSDAAGMVKRQILKRPVVERDIVPVMSSTNHPFMRSPGQAIPLIAVETDPEGVCLVTEDTEVELREEPISGFEKTGGGITYEDIGGLQNEIQRVREMVELPMKHPQIFKKLGIEPPQGVLLHGPPGTGKTLLAKAVANETSASFFSIAGPEIISKYYGESEQQLREIFEDAKEESPSIIFIDELDSIAPKREDVTGEVERRVVAQLLTMMDGLETRGQVIVIAATNRVDSVDPALRRPGRFDREIEIGVPDETGRKEVLQIHTRGMPLSDDVSLDHLADETHGFVGADIEALTKEAAMKALRRYLPEIDLDEEDIPPSLIDRMIVKRQDFEGALNEVEPSAMREVLVELPKITWDDVGGLEEPKEKVKESVEWPLTSRGKFERMGIDPPKGVLLYGPPGTGKTLIAKAVANETNANFISVRGPQLLSKWVGESEKAIRQTFRKARQVSPTIIFFDELDSLAPSRGNDMGNNVSERVVNQLLTELDGLEENGDVMVIGATNRPDMIDPALIRSGRFDRLVLIGEPSEEGREQILKIHTRDSPLAPDVSLREIAEITDGYVGSDLESIAREAAIEALREDDDAVEIEMRHFRKAMESVRPTITEDLMDYYEQMQDQFKGGGGDQLEGRRDGRIGFQ, encoded by the coding sequence ATGAACGAAGTCCAACTCGAAGTGGCGAAGGCGTACCCGAACGACTCGGGTCGCGGTATCGCCCGTCTTGACCCGGACACGCTGCTCCATCTCAAGCTCTCACCGGGCGACATCATCGAGATAGAGGGCGGCGAGACGACCGCAGCGAAGGTGTGGCGTGCAGACCGGCAAGACTGGAACACCGATACGGTTCGCATCGACGGATTCACCCGGCAGAACGCCGACGTCGGCATCGGCGAACGGGTGACCATCCGAAAAGCCGAAGCGAAGAAGGCGGAGAAACTCGTGTTAGCCCCGCCCGAGGAGGCGAGCGTCCAGTTCGGCTCCGACGCCGCCGGCATGGTGAAACGGCAGATTCTGAAGCGGCCGGTCGTCGAACGCGACATCGTTCCCGTGATGTCCTCGACGAACCACCCCTTCATGCGGTCGCCCGGGCAGGCGATTCCGCTCATCGCCGTCGAAACCGACCCGGAGGGCGTCTGTCTGGTCACCGAGGACACCGAGGTGGAACTCCGCGAGGAGCCCATCTCCGGGTTCGAGAAGACCGGCGGCGGCATCACGTACGAGGACATCGGCGGCCTGCAGAACGAGATTCAGCGCGTCCGGGAGATGGTCGAACTCCCGATGAAGCACCCGCAGATATTCAAGAAACTCGGCATCGAACCGCCGCAAGGGGTGCTTCTCCACGGCCCGCCGGGCACGGGGAAGACGCTTCTGGCGAAGGCCGTCGCCAACGAGACGTCTGCGAGTTTCTTCTCCATCGCCGGCCCCGAGATCATCTCGAAGTACTACGGGGAGTCCGAACAGCAACTCCGCGAGATATTCGAGGACGCAAAGGAGGAGTCGCCGTCTATCATCTTCATCGACGAACTCGACTCCATCGCGCCCAAGCGCGAGGACGTGACCGGCGAGGTGGAACGCCGCGTCGTCGCCCAACTGCTGACGATGATGGACGGCCTCGAAACCAGAGGGCAGGTCATCGTCATCGCGGCGACGAACCGCGTCGACTCGGTGGACCCGGCGCTCCGCCGCCCCGGCCGCTTCGACCGCGAAATCGAAATCGGCGTCCCCGACGAGACGGGACGGAAGGAGGTCCTGCAGATTCACACCCGCGGGATGCCCCTCTCGGACGACGTCTCCTTGGACCACCTCGCCGACGAGACGCACGGCTTCGTCGGCGCGGACATCGAGGCGCTGACGAAGGAGGCCGCGATGAAGGCGCTCCGGCGCTACCTCCCCGAGATAGACTTAGACGAGGAGGACATCCCGCCGAGCCTCATCGACCGGATGATAGTGAAGCGACAGGACTTCGAGGGCGCACTCAACGAGGTGGAACCCTCGGCGATGCGCGAAGTCCTCGTCGAACTCCCGAAGATTACGTGGGACGACGTGGGCGGACTCGAAGAGCCCAAAGAGAAGGTCAAAGAGAGCGTCGAGTGGCCCCTCACGTCGAGGGGTAAGTTCGAGCGGATGGGCATCGACCCGCCGAAGGGCGTCCTGCTGTACGGCCCGCCCGGCACGGGGAAGACGCTCATCGCGAAGGCCGTCGCCAACGAGACGAACGCGAACTTCATCTCGGTGCGCGGCCCGCAACTGCTGTCGAAGTGGGTCGGCGAGTCGGAGAAGGCCATCCGGCAGACGTTCCGGAAGGCCCGGCAGGTGTCGCCGACGATAATCTTCTTCGACGAACTCGACAGCCTCGCGCCCAGTCGGGGCAACGACATGGGCAACAACGTCTCCGAACGCGTCGTCAACCAACTCCTGACCGAACTCGACGGACTGGAGGAGAACGGCGACGTGATGGTCATCGGCGCGACGAACCGGCCGGACATGATAGACCCCGCGCTCATCCGCTCGGGTCGCTTCGACCGGTTGGTGCTCATCGGCGAACCCTCCGAGGAGGGCCGCGAGCAGATTCTGAAGATTCACACCCGCGACAGTCCGCTCGCACCCGACGTGAGCCTGCGGGAGATAGCCGAGATAACCGACGGCTACGTCGGTTCGGACCTCGAATCCATCGCGCGCGAGGCGGCCATCGAGGCCCTGCGCGAGGACGACGACGCCGTCGAAATCGAGATGCGGCACTTCCGGAAGGCGATGGAGTCGGTCCGCCCGACCATCACCGAGGACCTGATGGACTACTACGAGCAGATGCAGGACCAGTTCAAGGGCGGCGGCGGCGACCAACTCGAAGGTCGGCGCGACGGCCGCATCGGGTTCCAATAG
- a CDS encoding TrmB family transcriptional regulator codes for MVSTAEITESLTELGLTEYEARCYVALTQLSRGTAKEVSQVSDVPQSRVYDVTERLYQKGLIDVQESEPRTFRAMPPPVALKRLRREYNEYLEKASEQLEELKSRETDDDDGVWKIATAEDVVLRAQMHVEDAKEEVYLLVTEQSLLEDELLDVLEAACHRGVSVFVEVPDEAAAEHLRTRVPEAAVRVSPSPFTAGLSDGQEPGRLLLVDRTTVLLSEVREGLVPQASDESGMWGRSGGHGLTAWLRPLLLARLETVGFDVENAS; via the coding sequence ATGGTATCGACGGCTGAGATAACAGAGTCGCTGACCGAGTTGGGCCTCACCGAGTACGAGGCGCGGTGTTACGTGGCGTTGACTCAGCTCTCCCGCGGGACGGCAAAGGAGGTCAGTCAGGTCTCGGACGTCCCCCAATCTCGGGTGTACGACGTGACCGAACGACTCTACCAGAAAGGGCTCATCGACGTACAGGAGTCCGAACCGAGGACGTTCAGGGCGATGCCGCCGCCGGTCGCGTTGAAGCGACTCCGGCGCGAGTACAACGAGTACTTAGAGAAGGCGAGCGAACAGCTGGAAGAGCTGAAATCGCGGGAGACCGACGACGACGACGGCGTCTGGAAGATAGCGACCGCGGAGGACGTGGTCCTCCGCGCGCAGATGCACGTCGAGGACGCCAAAGAGGAGGTGTACCTCCTCGTCACCGAGCAGAGCCTCCTCGAAGACGAACTGCTGGACGTGCTCGAAGCGGCGTGTCACCGCGGCGTCTCCGTCTTCGTGGAGGTGCCCGACGAAGCGGCGGCGGAACACCTCCGAACGAGGGTGCCCGAGGCGGCCGTCCGAGTGTCGCCGTCGCCGTTCACGGCGGGACTGTCCGACGGCCAAGAGCCGGGACGGTTGCTGTTGGTCGACCGGACGACGGTGCTTCTGAGCGAAGTCCGGGAGGGACTCGTCCCGCAAGCGAGCGACGAGTCCGGGATGTGGGGGCGAAGCGGGGGTCACGGACTCACCGCGTGGCTGCGACCGCTCCTCCTCGCCCGACTCGAAACCGTCGGGTTCGACGTCGAAAACGCGTCCTGA
- the phoU gene encoding phosphate signaling complex protein PhoU — protein sequence MPRQEYQASLQSLRDDVLYLSEIVAERLRTGLTALEQKDTELAQEVIEGDDEVNRLYLELEQDCIDLIALQQPVASDLRFIAASFKIITDLERIGDLAVNLADYTLSAKRDLFPEVNVQQLGEVTIGMLDDAMEAYEERDTELCYKVAERDDELDSMCEVASEIVVRDLIESDPFSDEDLNSEDYMEDVSRLLLTIRDLERVGDHGVNIAARSLYMIEDDDELLY from the coding sequence ATGCCGCGACAAGAGTATCAAGCGTCCCTTCAATCACTCCGCGACGACGTTCTCTACTTGAGCGAGATCGTCGCGGAGCGTCTCCGAACGGGACTCACCGCACTCGAACAGAAAGATACGGAGTTGGCCCAAGAGGTCATCGAAGGCGACGACGAGGTTAACCGGCTGTACTTGGAACTCGAACAGGACTGCATCGACCTCATCGCACTCCAGCAACCGGTCGCCTCGGACCTGCGATTCATCGCCGCGTCGTTCAAGATAATCACCGACCTCGAACGCATCGGCGACCTCGCAGTGAACCTCGCGGACTACACGCTCTCGGCCAAACGAGACCTGTTCCCCGAGGTCAACGTCCAGCAGTTGGGCGAAGTGACGATCGGGATGCTCGACGACGCGATGGAGGCCTACGAGGAGAGAGACACCGAACTCTGCTACAAGGTCGCCGAACGCGACGACGAACTCGACTCGATGTGCGAGGTGGCGAGCGAAATCGTCGTCCGCGACCTCATCGAGTCGGACCCCTTCTCCGACGAGGACCTAAACTCCGAGGATTACATGGAGGACGTCTCCCGACTGCTCCTCACCATCCGTGACCTCGAACGCGTCGGCGACCACGGGGTCAACATCGCCGCCCGGTCGCTGTACATGATCGAAGACGACGACGAACTTCTCTACTGA
- a CDS encoding DUF6176 family protein has translation MSEVILTKNRIEPGKRDRLREWMTEITTRREEAIETLRYEGMISEAAFLEQTDDADYLVYYMEAEDIDGVYEAFQSSPYEIDHEHGEVLDEVLADDQPKRDIELLYHLVNPEHR, from the coding sequence ATGTCCGAGGTTATTCTGACTAAAAATAGAATCGAGCCGGGGAAGAGGGACCGACTTCGGGAGTGGATGACGGAAATCACGACCCGGCGCGAGGAGGCCATCGAAACTCTCCGATACGAGGGTATGATTTCGGAAGCGGCCTTTCTAGAACAGACTGACGATGCCGACTACCTCGTGTACTACATGGAAGCGGAAGACATAGACGGGGTTTACGAAGCGTTCCAATCGTCCCCGTACGAAATCGACCACGAACACGGGGAGGTTCTAGACGAGGTGTTAGCCGACGACCAGCCGAAGCGAGATATCGAACTCCTCTATCATCTCGTGAACCCGGAACACCGATGA